A window from Melopsittacus undulatus isolate bMelUnd1 chromosome Z, bMelUnd1.mat.Z, whole genome shotgun sequence encodes these proteins:
- the LOC117437984 gene encoding myogenesis-regulating glycosidase-like: MYTFLPENFTPVKQKPSKELRPMLGAILLGLILFIAAVVSWCYYTVSLRKAERLKTELMELRADGFAIRNQHGEVVFRLAFRSGSLDLESCSKEGEILSCTRSGRGPLNFFIQTVKPKDTVMCYRVRWEELAPGPAVEHTMFWEDAHWYGGSEMSTQHWPIRLAGYQEPVPYVTSDVYSFRDSFGGILERYWLSSKAAAIKINDSVPFHLGFNATERTLFFQARYKDSPYKPPLGQQPFPELSYRVCVGSDITSIHKYMVRRYFNKPSKIPAENAFRYPIWSTWALYKNDIDQDKLLRFAEKIRKYRFNCSHIEIDDMYTQAYGDFDFDPTKFPNVTEMFAKLREDGFKVTLWTHPFINYNSSNFGVGIERQLFIKEPSGRLPAMVEWWNGIGAILDFTNPAARDWFQSHLRQLRHKYGISSFKFDAGETSYLPKQFSTFRPLSDPSIWSRRYTEMAIPFYELAEVRVGYQSQNISCFFRIIDRDSVWGYELGLKSLIPTVLTISMLGYPFISADMIGGNFFPNKTDGAVEIPDRELYVRWLELSAFMPSMQFSIPPWLYDKEVVEIAQKFTELHESLVAPLLLELAGEVTDTGDPIIRPIWWISPRDEATHRIDSQFLIGDTLMVAPVLEMGKQERDVYLPAGKWRSYKGELFEKTPVLLTDYPVDLDEVAYFLWVS; the protein is encoded by the coding sequence TACACCGTGTCCCTGCGGAAGGCGGAGCGGCTGAAGACGGAGCTGATGGAGCTGCGCGCGGACGGCTTCGCCATCAGGAACCAGCACGGGGAGGTGGTGTTCCGGCTGGCGTTCCGCTCGGGCAGCCTGGACCTGGAGTCGTGCTCCAAGGAGGGCGAGATCCTGAGCTGCACGCGCTCGGGCCGGGGGCCGCTCAACTTCTTCATCCAGACGGTGAAGCCCAAGGACACGGTGATGTGCTACCGCGTGCGCTGGGAGGAGCTGGCGCCCGGCCCCGCCGTGGAGCACACCATGTTCTGGGAGGACGCGCACTGGTACGGGGGCTCCGAGATGAGCACCCAGCACTGGCCCATCCGCCTGGCCGGGTACCAGGAGCCCGTGCCCTACGTGACCAGCGACGTCTACTCCTTCCGCGACAGCTTCGGCGGCATCCTCGAGCGCTACTGGCTCTCCTCCAAGGCGGCCGCCATCAAGATCAACGACTCGGTGCCCTTCCACCTGGGCTTCAACGCCACCGAGCGCACCCTCTTCTTCCAGGCGCGCTACAAGGACTCTCCCTACAAGCCCCCGCTGGGGCAGCAGCCGTTCCCGGAGCTCAGCTACCGCGTCTGCGTGGGCTCCGACATCACCTCCATCCACAAGTACATGGTGCGCAGGTACTTCAACAAGCCCTCCAAGATCCCTGCCGAGAACGCCTTCCGATACCCCATATGGTCCACGTGGGCACTCTACAAGAACGATATCGACCAGGATAAACTCTTGCGGTTTGCTGAAAAGATCAGAAAGTACCGATTTAACTGCAGCCATATAGAAATTGATGACATGTACACACAAGCCTATGGAGACTTCGACTTTGACCCCACCAAGTTCCCCAATGTGACAGAGATGTTTGCAAAACTGAGGGAGGACGGGTTTAAGGTCACCCTGTGGACTCACCCTTTCATAAACTACAATTCCTCCAATTTTGGGGTGGGAATCGAGCGCCAGCTGTTCATCAAGGAGCCGTCAGGGAGGCTGCCGGCCATGGTGGAGTGGTGGAACGGCATTGGGGCCATCCTGGACTTCACCAACCCGGCAGCGCGGGACTGGTTCCAGAGCCACCTGCGCCAGCTGCGGCACAAGTACGGCATCTCGTCCTTCAAGTTCGATGCGGGTGAGACCAGCTACCTGCCCAAGCAGTTCAGCACCTTCCGCCCGCTCTCGGACCCCAGCATTTGGTCCCGGCGCTACACGGAGATGGCCATTCCCTTCTACGAGCTGGCCGAGGTGCGCGTGGGCTACCAGTCACAGAACATCTCCTGCTTCTTCCGCATCATTGACCGTGACTCTGTCTGGGGCTATGAGCTCGGCCTCAAGTCCCTCATCCCCACTGTGCTCACCATCAGCATGCTGGGGTACCCATTCATATCTGCTGACATGATCGGGGGGAATTTCTTCCCTAACAAGACAGATGGAGCAGTGGAGATCCCAGACCGGGAGCTGTACGTGCGGTGGTTGGAGCTGTCGGCATTCATGCCCTCCATGCAGTTCTCCATCCCCCCCTGGCTCTATGACAAGGAAGTGGTGGAGATCGCACAGAAGTTCACGGAGCTCCACGAGTCGCTGGTggccccactgctgctggagctggccGGGGAGGTCACCGACACGGGGGACCCCATCATCCGTCCCATCTGGTGGATCTCGCCCCGCGACGAGGCCACGCACAGGATCGACTCCCAGTTCCTCATCGGGGACACCCTCATGGTGGCTCCGGTGCTGGAGATGGGCAAGCAGGAGCGGGACGTGTACCTGCCGGCGGGCAAGTGGCGCAGCTACAAGGGGGAGTTGTTTGAGAAGACCCCGGTGCTGCTCACGGACTATCCCGTTGACCTGGATGAAGTTGCCTATTTCCTCTGGGTTTCCTAA